The following are encoded in a window of Geobacter metallireducens GS-15 genomic DNA:
- a CDS encoding DUF190 domain-containing protein, whose protein sequence is MTKLIGEQVLMRIFIGEGDKHGRKPLHEALVELFRQEGFAGATVLRGVAGFGARSVYHTDKLLRLSADLPLVVEVVDSQERFDAIMPKIDAMMSGGMITLEKATVIHYDHRREE, encoded by the coding sequence ATGACCAAACTCATCGGCGAACAGGTTCTCATGCGCATCTTCATCGGCGAAGGGGACAAGCATGGCCGCAAGCCCCTCCACGAAGCCCTCGTGGAACTCTTCCGGCAGGAGGGTTTCGCGGGAGCCACGGTGCTGCGGGGAGTGGCCGGCTTCGGTGCCCGCAGCGTCTACCACACCGACAAGCTCCTCCGGCTCTCCGCTGACCTTCCCCTCGTGGTGGAAGTGGTGGATTCCCAGGAGCGGTTCGACGCCATCATGCCGAAGATTGATGCCATGATGAGCGGCGGGATGATTACGCTGGAAAAGGCCACGGTCATCCACTACGACCATCGCAGGGAGGAGTAA
- a CDS encoding rhodanese-like domain-containing protein, whose amino-acid sequence MKSDAKRLAAEMAAIVLIAAVIGIAWNHRLLLNVFRGEGVKAQQTPAAPKGAPAAAPTAAAALPLGLMQVKELFDTGEAIIIDARDREAYRKGHIKGAMSLPVGEAGGLITPFADRTPKDKLLVVYCGGYDCHDSKLLGEKLLAAGFTQVFVYEGGYPEWQDAGHPVTKGDK is encoded by the coding sequence ATGAAGTCAGACGCGAAGCGCCTCGCAGCCGAGATGGCGGCGATCGTCCTCATAGCCGCCGTGATCGGCATCGCCTGGAACCACCGGCTCCTCCTGAACGTCTTCCGGGGAGAAGGGGTCAAGGCCCAGCAAACGCCCGCGGCGCCCAAGGGTGCCCCGGCAGCGGCCCCAACTGCGGCCGCAGCCCTCCCCCTGGGGCTCATGCAGGTGAAGGAGCTCTTCGATACCGGCGAGGCGATCATCATCGACGCCCGGGACCGGGAGGCCTACCGCAAGGGTCACATAAAGGGCGCCATGTCTCTCCCCGTGGGTGAGGCCGGCGGTCTCATCACTCCCTTTGCCGACCGGACTCCCAAGGACAAACTCCTCGTGGTTTACTGCGGCGGCTACGACTGCCATGACAGTAAACTCCTGGGCGAGAAACTCCTGGCGGCCGGCTTCACCCAGGTCTTCGTCTACGAGGGGGGATACCCCGAGTGGCAGGACGCGGGCCACCCCGTGACGAAGGGGGACAAGTAA
- a CDS encoding MauE/DoxX family redox-associated membrane protein: protein MEPVKKHLTAVLRVGLGALFLYAGVIKIITPAAFAGSIANYQVLPYAGNYLVAAILPWVEVICGALLVTGWRARSAAALVACMNAFFIVLLFSTVVRGLDIDCGCFKQGGEKTTAWTAIFRDTMLLVAAVFVYRRGTK, encoded by the coding sequence ATGGAACCGGTCAAGAAACACCTCACCGCGGTCCTCCGGGTGGGTCTCGGTGCCCTCTTCCTCTACGCCGGAGTCATCAAGATCATCACCCCAGCGGCCTTTGCCGGCAGCATCGCCAACTACCAGGTCCTCCCCTATGCCGGCAACTACTTGGTGGCGGCCATCCTGCCGTGGGTCGAGGTCATCTGCGGCGCCCTCCTCGTCACCGGTTGGCGAGCCCGGAGCGCGGCGGCCCTCGTGGCCTGCATGAATGCGTTTTTCATCGTCCTCCTCTTCTCCACGGTTGTGCGGGGCCTCGATATCGACTGCGGCTGCTTCAAGCAGGGGGGAGAGAAGACCACGGCCTGGACCGCCATCTTCCGGGACACCATGCTCCTGGTGGCCGCCGTCTTCGTCTACCGGAGGGGGACAAAGTAA
- the plsY gene encoding glycerol-3-phosphate 1-O-acyltransferase PlsY — protein MLIEILLLAGAYLLGSIPTGLLLAKAAGVDIRTTGSGNIGATNVYRTLGRSVGIATLVGDCLKGLIPVLAAKYLGMTDLWIALAGLAAFLGHVYTVFLGFKGGKGVATALGVFLGLAPLAVLIALGIFVAVVATSRYISLGSITAAAAMPPVVAFLSGRPPLVGVTVVIALLVIWKHRENIQRLRAGTENRFKA, from the coding sequence ATGCTGATCGAAATTCTTCTCCTGGCCGGAGCATACCTCCTCGGCTCCATACCCACGGGACTCCTGCTGGCCAAGGCTGCCGGCGTCGACATCCGGACCACCGGCAGCGGCAACATCGGCGCCACCAACGTCTACCGCACCCTGGGCCGCTCCGTCGGCATCGCCACCCTGGTGGGGGACTGTCTCAAGGGGCTGATCCCGGTCCTCGCCGCCAAATACCTGGGAATGACCGACCTCTGGATTGCCCTTGCGGGGCTGGCTGCCTTTCTGGGGCACGTCTACACGGTCTTTCTCGGCTTCAAGGGGGGGAAGGGGGTGGCCACGGCCCTCGGTGTCTTTCTCGGCCTTGCCCCCTTGGCGGTGCTCATCGCCCTCGGCATTTTTGTCGCCGTTGTCGCCACGTCCCGCTACATTTCCCTCGGCTCCATAACAGCCGCGGCAGCCATGCCGCCCGTCGTGGCTTTTCTGAGCGGGCGCCCCCCCCTCGTTGGCGTGACCGTTGTGATCGCTCTTCTGGTCATCTGGAAACACCGGGAGAACATCCAGCGACTGCGGGCTGGCACGGAAAACCGCTTCAAGGCATGA
- the mltG gene encoding endolytic transglycosylase MltG — MEESIPPKDTPGETGDQPPRRFVLKDRRILAASALALLLLLVLPARYLFFLALPAGDGKTVRIVDFAKGESVARIAADLERDGIVSSARIFVIHTRLKGVSGKLQAGEYQFSNGMRPGEILRMMLNGEVAVRRFAVPEGYSIHQLAELLESQKLFSKEGFLKAATDPALLTELGIEGKSVEGYLFPSTYDVTRTMDEAALIRAMTAQFHKVCDGQLADAARRIGMTPFQVVTLASLIEKEAVVATDRPLISSVFHNRLAKGMRLQSDPTAVYGVRAFASAVTKQDIERQTPYNTYLIAGLPPGPIGNPSKGAIEAALNPVRTRYLYFVSKKDGTHHFSTSLDEHNAAVATYLKTNRGN, encoded by the coding sequence ATGGAAGAGTCCATACCACCAAAAGATACCCCCGGCGAAACCGGTGATCAGCCGCCCCGGCGTTTCGTACTGAAAGATCGCCGTATTCTGGCGGCGTCGGCCCTTGCCCTCCTTCTGCTCCTGGTCCTCCCTGCCCGCTATCTATTCTTTCTCGCCCTACCTGCCGGCGACGGCAAGACAGTGCGGATCGTCGACTTTGCGAAGGGGGAATCGGTCGCCAGGATCGCCGCCGACCTCGAACGGGACGGGATTGTCTCCAGTGCCCGCATCTTTGTCATCCATACCCGTCTCAAGGGAGTATCAGGAAAACTCCAGGCAGGGGAATACCAGTTCAGCAACGGAATGCGGCCCGGGGAAATCCTCCGCATGATGCTCAACGGTGAGGTCGCGGTGCGCCGGTTCGCCGTCCCCGAAGGATACTCCATCCACCAACTGGCAGAACTCCTTGAGAGTCAGAAACTCTTTAGCAAAGAAGGGTTCCTCAAGGCTGCCACCGACCCTGCGCTCCTGACCGAACTGGGGATTGAGGGGAAAAGCGTCGAAGGGTATCTCTTCCCGAGCACCTACGATGTGACGCGCACCATGGACGAGGCAGCACTTATCAGGGCCATGACGGCCCAGTTCCACAAGGTCTGCGATGGTCAACTCGCCGACGCTGCGCGCCGCATCGGCATGACCCCCTTTCAGGTTGTAACCCTCGCCTCTCTCATCGAGAAAGAGGCTGTAGTTGCCACGGATCGCCCACTCATCTCGTCGGTCTTTCACAACCGGCTTGCCAAGGGAATGCGCCTCCAGAGCGACCCCACCGCCGTCTACGGCGTCAGGGCCTTCGCCAGCGCCGTCACGAAGCAGGACATCGAGCGCCAAACGCCCTACAACACCTATCTCATTGCCGGGCTCCCCCCCGGCCCCATCGGCAATCCAAGCAAGGGAGCGATTGAGGCCGCCCTCAACCCGGTCCGCACCCGCTACCTGTACTTCGTATCAAAGAAAGACGGCACCCATCACTTCTCCACCAGCCTCGACGAGCACAACGCCGCTGTCGCCACCTACCTGAAGACGAACCGTGGCAACTGA
- the nuoG gene encoding NADH-quinone oxidoreductase subunit NuoG produces MVSLTIDGKDISVAKGSTILDAAAQLGITIPTLCWLKKVSPTGACRVCAVEVEGVDRPMTACNTPVKEGIKVTTQSEKLSRIRQKIMELMLVNHPLDCPVCDAGGECDLQNSCYGLGASRQEYSALLERREIRYNWPLIESDPNRCILCEKCVKVDHEVVGCDAIAVVNRGEATIIDTIDGKPLNCEFCGNCVGACPTGTLISKPFKFRGRPWAFTVTKSVCAFCSTGCQIEYHTRNGRVERVTSDDDNFNSGNLCINGRFGYSYINSSDRLTQPLVRGEKVDWNAAMGTAATGLKEIVANYGPDAVAGFGSPRVTNEESYLFQKLFRNALGSGNIDSEARLGFAQAQKALRERLGLRGASATIDAIDRAGAILVFGCDLNAEATGIEYRVIKAATKNDAKLVLANMRDVKLKKFANSHLKYRPGSELALINALTRVVLDEGLQDNDFASARIANLAELTAALGTVSVADAAAAVGLSEAELRAAARLLGKKKSVAVLFGADLMRSSGADEAVNALANLAIVLGALGKETGGLFPVYEKTNIRGLLDMGVAPDMLPGYAAPAVAGKDLWQIVEGIEQGSVKALYLLGCDPVASFPEGERIRAALGKLELLIVQDPFPGESAKQAHIVLPSSVAAEKSGTFTTIDGRVQSIAKAANPPGEAREDWDILTELCNRLTGESRPASPASIMAEITALVPGYGADVVLPAGFPSAGPVSLAVSKDVRPVQSQQAPLLLAGAILYHSGTTTTWSKNNLEIVPAGYVEIHPDDAARLGVSDGSSLRISAGAVSVNAPARVSGKVQAGLLFAPSHFRAMNVNALLGKGAGVVPVKVEKA; encoded by the coding sequence ATGGTCAGTCTTACAATCGACGGGAAGGACATCTCGGTAGCCAAGGGGAGCACCATCCTTGACGCGGCGGCGCAGCTTGGCATCACGATACCGACTCTCTGCTGGCTCAAGAAGGTATCGCCAACAGGCGCGTGCCGCGTCTGCGCGGTGGAGGTGGAGGGTGTCGACCGCCCCATGACCGCCTGCAACACGCCGGTCAAGGAGGGAATCAAGGTAACGACCCAGTCGGAGAAGCTCTCCCGGATCCGTCAGAAGATCATGGAGCTGATGCTGGTCAACCACCCCCTCGACTGCCCCGTCTGCGACGCCGGCGGCGAGTGTGATCTTCAGAACTCCTGCTACGGTCTGGGGGCATCACGCCAGGAATACTCGGCGCTCCTGGAACGGCGGGAGATCCGCTACAACTGGCCCCTCATCGAGAGCGATCCGAACCGCTGCATTCTCTGCGAGAAGTGCGTCAAGGTCGACCACGAGGTCGTGGGATGCGATGCCATTGCCGTGGTGAACCGGGGCGAGGCGACGATCATCGATACCATTGACGGCAAGCCCCTCAACTGCGAATTCTGCGGCAACTGTGTCGGTGCCTGCCCCACCGGTACCCTCATCAGCAAGCCTTTTAAATTCCGTGGCCGTCCCTGGGCCTTTACCGTAACCAAGAGCGTCTGTGCCTTTTGCTCCACCGGATGCCAGATCGAGTATCACACCCGCAACGGCCGCGTCGAAAGGGTCACGAGCGACGACGATAACTTCAACAGCGGCAATCTCTGCATCAACGGCCGTTTCGGGTACAGCTACATCAATTCCTCCGACCGCCTGACACAGCCCCTGGTGCGGGGCGAGAAGGTGGACTGGAACGCCGCCATGGGGACTGCCGCGACGGGGCTCAAGGAGATCGTCGCCAATTATGGTCCTGACGCAGTGGCTGGTTTCGGTTCGCCGCGGGTCACCAACGAGGAGAGCTACCTCTTCCAGAAACTCTTCCGGAACGCCTTGGGGAGTGGCAACATCGATTCCGAGGCGCGGCTTGGCTTTGCCCAGGCCCAGAAGGCGCTCCGTGAGCGGTTGGGCCTTCGGGGCGCCAGCGCCACCATCGACGCCATTGACAGGGCCGGTGCAATTCTTGTCTTCGGTTGCGATCTGAACGCCGAGGCAACCGGCATAGAGTATCGGGTAATCAAGGCTGCCACCAAGAACGACGCAAAGCTGGTCCTCGCGAACATGCGGGACGTGAAACTGAAGAAGTTTGCCAACAGCCACCTCAAGTACCGGCCGGGGAGCGAGCTGGCCCTCATCAATGCCCTCACACGGGTCGTGCTCGACGAAGGTCTGCAGGACAACGATTTTGCCTCAGCCCGCATTGCCAACCTGGCCGAACTGACTGCAGCCCTCGGCACCGTATCGGTTGCCGATGCCGCAGCTGCCGTCGGTCTGTCCGAGGCCGAGCTTCGCGCTGCCGCCCGGCTGCTCGGCAAGAAAAAGAGCGTGGCCGTTCTCTTCGGCGCCGATCTTATGCGGAGTAGCGGAGCCGATGAAGCCGTGAATGCTCTCGCGAATCTTGCCATCGTCCTGGGTGCCCTCGGCAAGGAAACGGGGGGCCTTTTCCCTGTCTATGAAAAGACCAATATCCGCGGTCTCCTCGACATGGGCGTTGCACCTGACATGCTTCCGGGGTACGCGGCACCGGCGGTTGCGGGCAAGGATCTCTGGCAGATCGTCGAGGGGATCGAGCAGGGAAGCGTCAAGGCCCTCTATCTCCTCGGGTGTGATCCCGTCGCCTCCTTCCCCGAGGGCGAGAGGATTCGGGCAGCCCTCGGCAAGCTGGAGCTTCTCATCGTCCAGGACCCGTTCCCCGGCGAGTCGGCGAAGCAGGCCCATATTGTCCTCCCCTCTTCGGTGGCGGCAGAAAAGAGCGGAACCTTCACCACCATTGACGGCCGAGTCCAGTCCATTGCCAAGGCAGCCAACCCTCCTGGCGAGGCCCGCGAGGACTGGGACATTCTGACCGAACTCTGTAACCGGCTGACGGGTGAGAGCCGTCCGGCGTCCCCGGCATCGATCATGGCCGAGATTACGGCACTCGTTCCAGGGTACGGGGCCGATGTGGTACTGCCGGCGGGCTTCCCTTCCGCTGGGCCGGTTTCCCTCGCCGTTTCGAAGGATGTACGTCCGGTTCAGTCTCAGCAGGCCCCTCTGCTTCTTGCTGGCGCTATCCTTTACCATAGCGGCACCACCACCACCTGGTCGAAGAACAACCTTGAGATTGTGCCGGCCGGCTACGTGGAGATCCACCCCGACGACGCCGCCAGGCTGGGCGTGTCGGACGGTTCCTCGCTTCGTATCTCTGCGGGTGCTGTGAGTGTAAACGCCCCCGCGCGGGTTTCGGGTAAGGTACAGGCTGGTCTCCTCTTCGCGCCTTCCCATTTCCGCGCCATGAACGTCAATGCCCTCCTCGGGAAAGGGGCCGGTGTGGTGCCGGTAAAGGTGGAAAAGGCGTAA
- a CDS encoding dihydropyrimidine dehydrogenase subunit A — MAQVVFSSWGGTVVDNRAGSEAKDASFRLPTTLDGDRALAAFMGWDGIIVFDKGVDVPAMAAEYMKRVQTLYCCGKCTPGKKGTRVLMDALAAIVEGRGTEAQLDTIADLGDLLANCKCTLCQSSTVPVIDAVKHFRDDFLAYVNGAKKPTASHRYIEKYTAPCMDRCPAHIDIPAYIEAIKEYRFDESLHVIRDNMPLPSVCGRVCPHPCETHCRRKNVDDSINIMVLKRSASDYEWMHNVAPPMKPKPRKNKTVAIVGAGPAGLACAYYLALEGYPCTIYEALPEGYGGGMIAVGIPPYRQPRHLLQRDIDIIASMGVEIIYNTRIGVDISLEELKSKYNAVFLAPGAHRSKPMGVEGEDKGYKGFLRGGIDFLREAYMGRPTGMGKKVVVVGGGNTAIDCVRVALREGAEESILLYRRSRKEMPADVWEVDGADEEGVRFEFQVLPTKIIVDQNEQVTGVECVRMALGEPDASGRRRPEPVPGSEFVVECDTVIPAIGQDPDLSFIPENMGIDITKWNTVVTKYIPLKDAAGKDLKDGMGNPLVRTLITDLDGVFAGGDAEIGPLTVVACIGNAHRAARVIQRWLEEGKVYLTDDEFMEDILTNLPVYDKGEAVPWLDSVERAHQAEVHGRERASKGNYQEVELGFADSQAIREAERCLRCYRVAMAAV, encoded by the coding sequence GTGGCACAGGTGGTTTTTTCGAGCTGGGGAGGGACTGTCGTCGATAATCGCGCGGGTAGCGAGGCGAAGGACGCAAGCTTCAGGCTCCCGACTACCCTGGACGGTGACCGGGCGTTGGCCGCCTTTATGGGGTGGGACGGCATCATTGTTTTCGATAAGGGTGTCGATGTGCCGGCCATGGCCGCGGAATACATGAAGAGGGTGCAGACCCTGTACTGTTGCGGTAAGTGCACTCCGGGCAAGAAGGGGACCCGTGTCCTTATGGACGCATTGGCCGCCATCGTCGAGGGGAGAGGGACTGAAGCCCAGCTGGATACTATTGCCGATCTGGGTGATCTCCTGGCAAACTGCAAGTGTACCCTCTGCCAATCGTCCACGGTGCCGGTCATTGATGCGGTAAAGCATTTCCGCGATGACTTCCTTGCCTACGTCAATGGCGCCAAAAAGCCCACGGCAAGCCATCGCTATATCGAGAAGTACACCGCCCCGTGCATGGACCGCTGTCCCGCCCATATCGACATCCCTGCGTACATCGAGGCCATCAAGGAATACCGCTTCGACGAATCGCTTCACGTCATCCGCGATAATATGCCTCTTCCCTCTGTCTGTGGACGGGTTTGCCCCCATCCGTGCGAAACCCACTGTCGTCGCAAAAACGTGGATGATTCGATCAATATCATGGTACTCAAGCGCTCTGCGTCCGACTATGAGTGGATGCATAATGTTGCGCCTCCCATGAAGCCGAAGCCCCGCAAGAATAAGACGGTTGCCATTGTCGGGGCCGGGCCTGCCGGCCTTGCCTGTGCCTATTACCTGGCCCTGGAAGGATATCCCTGCACCATCTACGAAGCTCTTCCCGAAGGGTATGGCGGCGGCATGATCGCCGTGGGTATCCCCCCCTACCGGCAACCGCGGCATCTGCTGCAGCGGGACATCGATATTATCGCCTCCATGGGAGTTGAGATCATCTACAACACCCGCATCGGCGTTGATATCTCCCTCGAAGAACTCAAGAGCAAGTACAATGCTGTCTTTCTCGCTCCCGGCGCCCACCGCTCGAAGCCCATGGGGGTCGAGGGTGAGGACAAGGGGTACAAGGGGTTCCTCAGGGGAGGGATCGATTTCCTCCGTGAGGCCTATATGGGGCGCCCTACCGGCATGGGTAAGAAAGTGGTTGTCGTGGGCGGCGGTAACACTGCCATCGACTGCGTCCGTGTTGCTCTGCGTGAAGGGGCCGAGGAGTCGATCCTCCTTTATCGCCGCTCCAGGAAGGAGATGCCGGCCGACGTGTGGGAGGTGGATGGCGCCGACGAGGAGGGGGTACGCTTCGAGTTTCAGGTGCTTCCCACCAAAATCATCGTCGACCAGAACGAACAGGTTACTGGCGTCGAGTGTGTCCGGATGGCCCTCGGAGAGCCCGACGCCTCAGGGCGCCGTCGTCCCGAACCGGTTCCCGGCAGCGAGTTCGTGGTTGAGTGCGATACGGTCATCCCGGCCATCGGTCAGGACCCGGACCTCTCGTTCATTCCCGAGAACATGGGGATCGACATCACCAAATGGAATACCGTGGTCACCAAGTACATTCCCCTCAAGGACGCAGCGGGCAAGGATCTGAAGGATGGTATGGGGAACCCCCTCGTCCGGACCCTCATTACCGACCTGGACGGCGTCTTTGCCGGTGGTGACGCCGAGATCGGTCCGCTGACCGTCGTTGCCTGCATCGGCAATGCCCACCGGGCGGCACGGGTCATCCAGCGCTGGCTGGAGGAGGGAAAGGTGTACCTGACCGACGACGAGTTCATGGAGGACATCCTTACCAACCTGCCGGTCTACGACAAGGGTGAAGCGGTGCCGTGGCTCGACTCGGTTGAGAGGGCGCACCAGGCCGAAGTTCATGGCCGGGAGCGGGCCAGCAAGGGGAACTACCAGGAAGTCGAGCTCGGTTTTGCCGACAGTCAGGCGATCCGCGAAGCAGAGCGTTGTCTGCGTTGCTACCGCGTCGCTATGGCTGCGGTCTAA
- a CDS encoding aminopeptidase encodes MGIRSGERVLVFSDTIRIDEAPIPSERNRRERLLQVAEEAARFAETTYGRTDFVSFPATAASGAEPPETLWRSAFGNGIVDTLAAEGILPRLLAKEATADDVERSRELILASRRDVVDVVVALANNSTSHTRFRSLVNAAGGRFASLPHFDPEMFFTSMQVDWHALAERTKQLAAAVNEATEILIETPNGTRMRIGKAGRQAEGDDGLLTAPGSFGNLPAGEVYLAPLEGTSEGVMVLEYGPTRKLSSSVELIVRNGIVTDIRGDEPHREWLERRFAENGKNRNIAELGIGTNDRATRPDNILEAEKILGTIHIALGDNSGFGGTVQTPFHEDYVFYRPTLTAVAANGSPTVLLRDGTLLL; translated from the coding sequence ATGGGGATTCGTAGCGGAGAACGGGTACTTGTTTTCAGTGACACGATCCGCATCGACGAGGCACCAATCCCTTCCGAGCGGAACCGCCGCGAACGCCTATTGCAGGTAGCGGAGGAAGCCGCCCGTTTCGCGGAAACAACGTACGGAAGGACGGATTTCGTTTCTTTCCCCGCAACTGCCGCATCGGGAGCCGAGCCGCCGGAAACTCTCTGGCGGTCAGCCTTCGGGAATGGCATTGTCGACACGCTTGCCGCCGAGGGCATCCTGCCGCGTCTGTTGGCAAAAGAGGCTACAGCGGACGATGTTGAGCGCTCCAGGGAACTGATACTCGCCTCCCGTCGTGACGTGGTTGACGTGGTGGTGGCCCTGGCAAACAACTCAACGAGCCATACCCGCTTCCGGTCCCTCGTGAACGCGGCCGGAGGACGCTTCGCAAGTCTTCCCCACTTCGATCCCGAAATGTTCTTCACCTCCATGCAGGTCGACTGGCATGCCCTGGCAGAACGGACCAAACAGCTTGCGGCGGCAGTTAACGAAGCAACGGAAATCCTTATTGAAACCCCCAACGGGACGCGGATGCGGATCGGCAAGGCGGGTCGACAGGCCGAGGGAGACGACGGCCTCCTGACCGCACCGGGAAGCTTCGGCAACCTCCCGGCCGGCGAGGTCTACCTGGCCCCCCTCGAAGGGACAAGCGAAGGGGTCATGGTGCTGGAGTATGGACCGACCCGAAAGCTCTCCTCCTCCGTGGAACTAATCGTGCGCAACGGAATCGTTACCGATATCCGCGGCGACGAACCCCATCGGGAGTGGCTTGAACGCCGGTTCGCCGAGAACGGAAAAAACCGCAACATCGCCGAACTCGGCATTGGAACCAATGACCGTGCTACCAGGCCCGACAACATACTCGAAGCAGAGAAGATTCTCGGCACTATCCACATCGCCCTCGGTGACAATTCAGGTTTCGGCGGCACGGTCCAGACGCCGTTTCACGAGGACTACGTCTTCTACCGACCAACCCTTACCGCCGTAGCCGCTAATGGCTCCCCCACGGTGCTGTTGAGGGACGGTACGCTTTTGCTCTAA
- a CDS encoding FapA family protein, which produces MGESPSNPSGLTFRLADDRKLKAIYVPAAEKASVNLGFLRHALVAGGFADLFIYDHALVELIKRYNAATQEFVYDVGEQRDGTYIIRNTPDNIEAYLTLTRPYGGKPVCPEQLHQALREQGVIYGVLTDEIETAIEAGEATDLLIARGIPPEQGTDAELVSLIPQARDRQPELQDNETVDYRDRGEISSVKAGDPLMRRIPPTPGKPGTNIMGKEVPAPPAKDLKFTPNLPGTTFAPDDPDLLIAAIDGQPVLVANGVMIEPVIKIKNVDLSSGNISFKGSVDISGDITPGMTVRATGDITVGGVVEGATLEAEGDIVVRGGIIGPGENRDPKGKSGQERALIRAKGNIEALFVENSLVEAGGMIQIAGFAMQSNLVAGTQVVVGQEGTTKGHIIGGSCQAVSRIQAVTLGSHAGVHTTVSVGVNPHVKEKLSTVKLKIAEAERELDELTKRLDYFASTPLKGSPEQINETRQAKDKLVTALSELKGERKRLEKRLEQASDALIRVERAVLSGVVISIGTKTLEVKDDMEGGITFRLEDDAIVASQ; this is translated from the coding sequence ATGGGAGAATCCCCCTCAAACCCTTCGGGTCTCACCTTCAGGCTCGCCGATGACCGCAAGCTCAAGGCCATCTATGTGCCTGCGGCCGAGAAAGCCTCCGTGAACCTCGGCTTCCTGAGGCATGCCCTCGTCGCCGGCGGCTTCGCCGATCTCTTCATCTACGACCATGCCCTCGTGGAGCTCATCAAGCGCTATAATGCCGCCACCCAGGAGTTCGTCTACGATGTCGGCGAACAACGCGACGGGACCTACATCATCCGCAACACTCCTGACAACATCGAGGCCTATCTGACCCTGACCCGCCCCTATGGCGGGAAACCGGTATGCCCGGAACAGCTGCACCAGGCCCTCAGAGAGCAGGGGGTTATCTATGGAGTCCTCACAGATGAAATCGAGACGGCCATAGAGGCCGGCGAGGCCACGGACCTGCTCATTGCGCGGGGAATTCCCCCTGAGCAGGGGACCGACGCAGAACTGGTAAGCCTGATCCCCCAGGCACGCGACCGGCAACCCGAACTTCAGGACAACGAAACCGTCGACTATCGTGACAGGGGAGAGATCAGCAGCGTCAAGGCGGGTGATCCCCTCATGCGCCGGATTCCTCCGACCCCGGGAAAGCCGGGTACCAACATCATGGGAAAGGAGGTCCCGGCACCACCGGCAAAGGATCTCAAGTTTACCCCGAACCTGCCCGGCACGACCTTTGCCCCCGACGACCCCGACCTTCTCATTGCCGCCATCGACGGACAACCGGTGCTCGTGGCCAACGGCGTCATGATCGAGCCGGTCATAAAGATCAAAAATGTCGACCTTTCATCGGGCAACATCAGCTTCAAGGGTTCCGTCGACATTTCAGGGGATATTACCCCGGGGATGACGGTGCGCGCCACGGGCGACATCACCGTCGGCGGTGTCGTCGAAGGGGCCACCCTTGAGGCGGAGGGGGACATTGTGGTGCGGGGAGGGATAATCGGCCCGGGAGAGAACCGGGACCCCAAGGGTAAGTCAGGCCAAGAACGCGCCCTGATCCGCGCAAAGGGTAACATTGAGGCGCTCTTTGTGGAAAACTCCCTTGTGGAGGCCGGCGGCATGATCCAGATTGCAGGATTTGCCATGCAAAGCAACTTGGTGGCCGGCACCCAGGTTGTGGTGGGCCAGGAGGGGACCACGAAAGGGCACATCATCGGCGGGTCCTGTCAGGCGGTATCGCGGATCCAGGCAGTAACCCTCGGTTCCCACGCGGGAGTCCACACCACAGTGAGCGTGGGGGTTAATCCCCACGTAAAGGAAAAGCTCTCCACCGTCAAATTGAAGATCGCTGAAGCGGAGCGTGAACTCGACGAATTGACCAAGAGACTTGACTACTTTGCCTCTACCCCACTCAAAGGCTCCCCCGAGCAGATCAATGAGACCCGCCAGGCCAAGGACAAGCTCGTGACGGCGCTATCGGAACTCAAGGGAGAAAGGAAACGGCTCGAAAAGAGGCTCGAACAGGCCTCCGATGCCCTGATACGCGTGGAGCGGGCCGTATTGAGCGGCGTTGTCATCTCCATCGGCACCAAGACCCTCGAAGTGAAAGATGACATGGAAGGAGGGATCACCTTCCGACTGGAAGATGACGCCATCGTCGCCTCCCAGTGA